Genomic DNA from Lactococcus garvieae:
GCTTTGATTCTTTCTATCATTATCGTTATCGGCCAAATCACGACCATCACCATGAACGCCCAAAGTGTTATCACTACTTATTTGGCTTTACCGCTCTTTTTGATCTTGTATTTCTCTTATAAAATCATCAAAAAGACCAAGATTATCCCCCTCGAAGAAGTGGACCTCAGTCGTCATATTGACTAGTAATAAGAAAAACGCCTATGTGAATAGGTGTTTTTTCATATGTTGTTTTAGCTTGTAGGTTGGTTGATGATGAGGGCTGGACGGACTCCGCCATTATCGTAGCTATTCGTACGAGCATGGCCGCCAATCAAGTGACCGTTGGTACCCACAAGCCAAGCTTGCATGTTAGGAACAGGAGTACGAAGCCACCACCAACTTGAAGCAGCGGAAGCCCGTTGCGCATGATACGGAAAAGCTAAACCTTCCCCAGATAAACGGGTCACATCCGCCAGAGAAAGGGCAAAGGCGCGTGCTGTTCCTGCAGGGACAACTTGAGTAACATCGTCCGCAACTGGTCCTGTTAAGTTAGTAGGAAGCCAGCTGGGTCCTCCTGTAAAGTTAACCGAGGCATGCGCAACTTCTCCCGTCGTAAAGTTATTAGAGATAGGTTGAACTATGTCTTGGACAGCACTGTCAAGAATGCTATACCAAGAAGTAAGTTCCGCTTCTTGGTCGTTCCACGACACATTACGGATGGCATTATTACGGATAATCATATGATTACCATTGCCCATATCTTCTAGATAGCGGTATTGTTGACCAGACATAGTAAATACACGTCCCGGAAGCATAGCCCCAAAGTTAAAAGCAGAAGGTGGAGAGTCAATATCTGCACGAGGGTTCGAGCCTTCTCCATCCATGGCATTGTTACGGATACCTGTGAGGAAGTCGGCTAAGCGGTCATGTCCGTCAGGGAGGAAGTCGTCACTATTGTCGGGACTGACCAGTCCGCTCTCCACATGGATACCATAATAGTAAGAGCCATTAAAGACCGTGTCTTCGATAGCCGCCGTCATCTCTGCCGCATCCAGCAGGTAAGAAGTCGCTTCGCCCGGTTCTAGGAGCGAGGCCCAGTAAGCCCAGCCTGTTTGGTGGTCCACGACCCAGAAGTCACCAATCTGTTGGTAAGGTTGGAGTTGCGCCCACTGTTCGATGGTCATTGGGGCACGTTGTTGGTGGAGGTTTTGAGCCGCATCATTGGTAATCGTTTCGCCCGGCCACGTGCCTGCGGTATTATCAAAGCTGTCTGTTTCTGACCAGTAATCGTCGGTCCCATCTCCGGGGTGCGTGGCACCATCGGTCGTGCCGTCTGTTGCACCGCCTCCTGCGATGTAGTCCCGGGCATGACCTGCGGCGGCTGTCATCTGGTCCATGTTGTCATGGTTGAAGGTTGGCATGTACCATGGCGCATCTCGTCCTTCACGGCTCCAGCCAAAAGTCAGGCGGGCGTAGCGGTCAAAAGCATTGGACGGGTCGGTGTTGAGTCGGTCATTGATATTGGTGGCATTGGGCATCCATGTGGTCCAAGAGTCCAAGTTGTTACGCTCTGTTCCCGCTACAAGCTGAGTCCAGCTGTCTTGACCTGTTTGTCGGGTTTCTAAAAACTCCGTCAAACGGATACGGGCCATGATGGGACGTTCGCCGTAGTTTTCGACAAAGACATCTTTGTTTTCGGTGTCGCGGTTATAGTAGTCGTGAACACGGCCACCCACGTTAATCTCGATTTGGTTTTCTCGGTCATTGATGGCCCGCTGGTTAAAGGCGGTAAAGGCATAGGTGCCTCCGATGAGGAGCAAGAGGAGGGAGAGAAGGACATAATTGCGTAATCTCCGGTTCTTTTTCTTTTCTGGTGTCATAGTGATACCCTTTCTTTCTTGATTTATCTTTTTTATCTTTTGACTTCAAACTTTCGTGTCTCTCGCTTTGGGCGGGCCACGAAAAAAGCGCTCCAGAGGTCCCGAGCGTTTAGGTGCAAGTAAAAAGAGGCGGGTGTCTACCGCTTGTGCTGTGCTGTGCTGTGCTGTGCTGTGCTGTGCTGTGCTGTGCTGTGCTGTGCTGTGCTGTGCTGTGCTGTGCTGTGCTGTGCTGTGCTGTGCTGTGCTGTGCTGTGCTGTGCTGTGCTGTGCTGTGCTGTGCTGTGCTGTGCTGTGCTGTGCTGGCCAATTATAAGTCATCACTTTTACCCCGTCAAGTCTTTTAAAATAAACTAAGAATCTCTCTCATAATATTTTAACATTTGTTTCTCTAAGGTTAAAATGATTTCATATAGGTTACATAAGCGCTTGCTTTAATTACTAAATCAGCAACAAAAAAACACCCGCATTACGGGTGTGCTTTATCAATAAAGAGGATTAAACAAAGTTTCCAACTCGTACTCAGAAAGAGCAAATAACCAAGCCCCGTCTTTGATAGGGCATTTTTTATTAGTCATTTATGACTTTGACTTTTTCTCCAAAAAATTCTTTCGCTTTACTCACGAGCTCTTCTTCTTTATCGGGCTCGGTATCCGCCGTTTCCTCCATCTTTTTATCGCCTTTTTTCAGGTTCATGACATACTCTTGTCGAACAGACTGCCAGTCTTGTTCTGCCAGAGCAATGATTTCTGGAGAAAAACCTAAGATAGAGGACATAAGATTTCCAAAGGTGAGCTGTAAGTCTTCATTTTCGGTCACGCGCTTGGCTAAATTACCATGCGGGAAGGTAACCACTACAAAGTTACTTGATGCTGCTACTGGAGCGGTATTATTGATCAAAGCTCGTTCAGATGGCTTCGTAAAACTTGAAACAATCTCTGGCCAAGCACCATTTACAGCTTGACGTGCTTCATTTGTCGCTTCTTTCAAAGCTTTGAAGACGAGGTCTTGATTGACAGTATATTTTTCTGTGACCGTTCGGGTTTTCGTCTGTCTCTTCACTTGGACTTCTTGACTCACCGTCGAAACACTGACCGTAGAACTCGCATTTGCTAATCTCGTTTTAAGTTCAGCGACCTCTGCTTTTAAGGCTTGAATCTCCTGTGCTACATCCCCTGAAAGTTCGTTTGTGGCGACAGCAGTATGTCCACTTGCATCGACGAAGCGCATCGTCATCACATCCGCAGCGATCTTGCTTTGTGTTGTTTCTTTGATAATTTTCAAAGATTCAATCGCAATATTAATCCACTGATAAAGGCGATCACGTGGGATTTTGTTCTCTTCACTGAGCAGCAAGTCGCGGAAGTAAGTAAGGAGATCCTCAGTGAAACGTAGCATGTTCTTGCCTTCAAGAAAAATCTTTTCTAAAGCATTAAGGGCTGTGGTTCCATCTGATGCAGCAAGTGCCGAAACATAAGAAACTAAAGCTTCATTTGCAATAGATCCTGTGACGAGTAAAGCATCTTTTTCTTCCAGCTTACCATCTGAAAAGCTGAGCGCCTGATCAAGCAAACTCAGTGCATCACGCATCCCACCTTCAGCTGACTTCGCAATAACATCTAGAGCTTTCTCTTCAAAGCTGATTTTTTCATCTGCTAAAACTTCAGCCAGATGCTGGCGGATATCTCCTGTCGTGATTGCTTTGAAAGCAAATCTTTGAACACGGCTAATGATGGTAGCTGGTATTTTTTGAAGTTCTGTTGTTGCCAGAACAAATACCACATTGTCAGTCGGCTCTTCCAAAGTCTTCAGCAAGGCATTAAAAGCTCCTGTCGACAGCATGTGCACTTCATCGATGATATAAACTTTATAAGTTGCTCGACTCGCTGCATAAGTGGATTTATCCCGTATTTCACGAATTTCATCTACACCATTATTTGATGCGGCATCCAGCTCAATCACATCTTCTAGGCTTCCTTGGGTGATTGCTTGGCAGATGTCACAGTTATTGCATGGCTCACCATCTTTTTGATTCGGACAATTAATGGCCTTGGCAAATATTTTGGCTGCCGAAGTTTTCCCTGTCCCTCTAGGACCGCTAAAGAGATAAGCATGCGAAATCTGACCGTTTACAATGGCATTTTTTAAGGTCGTAGCAACGACTTCCTGACCAACCATTTCATCAAATCTTTGGCTACGGTATTTTCTATATAGAGCTTGATAAGCCATTTTTCATTCCTTCTAATAAAGATCTGGCTGCGTGCCAAGACCGAGTTCTTCATTGATACGGAAAAGAACATCACGAGCAAGGATGGACTGATCAATATCTGGTGAATTATAGTTTTTCATCGCCTTATAGACAGCCCAAACTCGTGCACGGACTACTGTTGCTTTGTCTGCTTCCACAGCAGAGAAAAATATTTTTCGTTGTTTGTCATCAAAAATTTCCCAAGCTATAGTCAAATCAATTGCAGGATCCCCCACGCGTACTTCTTCTACTTCAACCGCACCCGCAAACTTGTCCTGTGCTACCCAGACTGTTTCCAAATTTAAGTTTCCGTGCAGAGTAACAGGAGCTTTAGACCATGGATTTTTGCTGGCCTTGTTCCAGTACATACGGAGTTCCTCCACTGGTGCAATTCTTTTCATCTGATCCAGCAGTGTAAAAAACTCAGCTTCAATGACTGGCAATGTTAACTCTATACTTTCAGCGCCAGTATGATCTAACTTATGCAGTTGGTATATGAAGTTGCCTAAGTCCTGAGCAAACTCTTTAGGACGAGCTAAAGCATTAAAACCTACTGCTACAAATTCATCTTTAGAAGTTCTCGCTGCAATAAATTTATTTACTGTTTCTTTCATCATTTACCCCACTCAAAAAAATTTCCAATCCGTCATGTCTGACAAAATTTGACAGAATTCTTCAAGATATTTTTGGTCAATATTATCATAAAAAGAAGTTACTGAGGCATCTAAATCTAGTACGCCCTTAAGTTCGCCATCTTTTACGATGGGAACGACTATTTCAGACATGGCACGACTGTCACATGAAATATAGTTTTTATGCTCTTTGACATTATCAACGATTAAAGTTTGTCGCTTGTCCGCAGACTCTCCGCATACACCTGCCCCTAACTTAATCTCTACACAGGAGACCCCACCTTGAAAAGGGCCAAGAATAAGTTGCTCTCCATTATAAAGATAGAAACCTACAAAAACTTGATCAGGTAAAAAGTCATTTAAAAGCGCTGAGGCATTGGACAGATTAGACAATGTATAATTTTGTTCTGAAAGTAAACCTTTCAGTTGCATATTGAGGAGTTCGTATCCTTCGATTTTTTCGCTTGTATTCATCTTATAATTATAAACTTAACCCACAATAGAGTCAACACTTGCAACTAATTTTACTTTTATTTCGTGTTGAATAGAACTTTCGCTTTTCTCTTCCCTAACTCTGTATGTTTCTTTATAATTTCACACTGTTCAATTTTTTCCATAAATTGATCAATATAAATTCTGACGGTGGGATATCCTAATACTTGGTTAATCTTGTAGGGTATCTATCTGTATGATTTCCTTTTAATCATTGCTGTTTTGAAGCTTTTATGCCATAATAAATTCATGACTTTAGAAAATATTCGTAAAGAAATTGATTTAATAGATGAACAAATTATTGAACTTTTAGAAACACGTATGTCCCTTGTTGAGAAAGTTATCAGCGCTAAGGAAAAAGAAAATATTCGTGTTTTGGATCCAAAAAGAGAAAAGTATATTCTAGAGAAAATCGAAAAAAAAATAGAAAATCCCCACTACAAATCTTCTATCCAATCTATTTATACCGAAATTATGAGATGCTCCAGAGATTACCAAGAAAAAAATCGCTTTAAATAGCGATTTTTCCTTTCAAACTTGTGTGTAAAGCCATATATTCTAACTGTGGTAAGTCCAGAAGCACAAGTTTACTATTTTCCAACATGTTCGCTGCGATTAAAGCATTCAAAAAGCCTTTAATCTCCGTCGTTCCCAGCTCTAAACATTCGACAAAGATGATATGTTTAGCAGCTTTTAAACCATCAATGTACTCTGTAAAGTCTGTTTGATTGAGGGCCACCTCCACGTCTTTACGTTGAACTACCGTTAGATCTTCTTGATCAGACAAATATTCTGCCGCAAAATCATCAAAAAGAGCATTATTTGTAGTCTCCTCGTGCGGGCCAGAAACCGCATAAGCGCCCCGTTCTAACATGGCAACTTTTGCAACCTGACCATAGTTTATTTTATCTATAATATTTTTCAAATTTTCTTTTGTGTCCATAAGTCTAGTGTATTCTTTTTACGCATAAAATACAAAAAAAGCACCTCACAGGTGCTTCTATCTTCTTAGTAAAGTTCTAAATAGTTATCAATTTCCCATTGGCTGACAAATTGTGCATAGCTTGCCCATTCAATTTTCTTTGCTTCTACAAAGTTTACCAAAACATGTTCGCCCAAGGCCCCAGTAACAACCTCATCTTCACGAAGTGCCTTGACAGCATTGTGTAAAGTTGATGGCAAGTCTGTAATACCATGTGCCTTACGTTCACTTTCAGTCATGACGTAAATATTTGCTTCAACAGCTTCTGGTGCAGCAATCTTATGTTCAATACCATCCAGACCTGAGGCAAGGAGAACCGCCATTGTCAAGTAAGGATTTGCTGATGGATCCACTGAGCGAAGCTCTACACGTGTAGACATCCCACGTGATGCAGGTACGCGAATCAATGGTGAACGATTACGTCCAGCCCAAGCGATGTAAACAGGAGCTTCATAACCTGGAACCAAACGTTTGTAGCTGTTAACTGTTGGGTTAGTAATGGCTGTGTAGTTATAAGCATGTTTCAGTAAACCACCGATAAAGTAATTGGCAGCTTCAGAGAGGCCCATATCTCCTGCTTCTTCAAAGAAAGCATTTTTACCATCTTCAGTGAAAAGTGACATGTTACAGTGCATACCTGAGCCATTGATACCAAACTTAGGTTTAGCCATAAAGGTTGCATGTAAACCATGTTTACGCGCAATTGTTTTTACGACAAGCTTAAAGATTTGGATATTATCACAAGCCTTCAAAGCATCCGTATACTTAAAGTCAATCTCGTGCTGACCAACCGCTACCTCGTGGTGACTTGCTTCAACCTCAAAACCTAGATCAGTGAGAACATTAACGATTTCACGACGCGTATTTCCAGCTAAGTCTGTAGGAGCAAGATCGAAGTAGCCCCCTTTGTCATTTACTTCCAAGGTTGGTTCTTGATTTTCATCAAGTTTAAAAAGGAAAAACTCAGGTTCAGGACCAAGGTTAAATTTTTTGAAGCCTAGCTTTTCCATATTTTTAAGATTACGTTTCAATACTCCACGTGGATCTCCTGGGAAAGGCAGACCTTCTGCGGTGTAAACATCACAGATAACGCCCGCAACCTTACCATACTCATCGCCCCAAGGGAAAATAATCCATGTGTCCCAATCAGGATAGAGATACATGTCTGATTCGTTGATACGAACAAAACCTTCAATTGAACTGCCATCAAACATCATCTTGTTGTCAAAAAGTTTTTCTAGCTGTTCGTCCGTTGCTGGGACTTCAACATTTTTGAGAGTTCCTAAAATGTCGGTAAACATCAAGCGGAGAAACTTGATATTTTTTTCTTTGACGTCGCGACGAATGTTTGCTGCTGTGATTACCATATTTGGCTCCTTCTTAAGAATAAACGGTGTTCCGATTTTCAATGATGTAAGTTTTTCTTACATCCGCGGCTGATTAAAGTTGGTTGATGTCTGATGTCCAAAGCGCCCTTGTTGAGCAAATTCACGTTCTAAAGCAAGGTGTACCTCGCTGATAGAAAGATTTTTCATTGCTTTTTTCTGTCTTTGGGCATAAATACGCTTGATATCGGCGATATTATTTCCTTCAGAAAGTAAGTCCGCAATGTCAAATGCAATTTCAACATCGTTAAGAGAATACATCCGGCGATTTCCTTCATTACGTTCTGGAAAAAGCAGACCTTGTTCTTCATAATAGCGAATTTGTCTTGCACTCAATCCTGTTAGTTTCATAACAGTACCGATTGGTAGTACTGCTAGGGAGTGTCTCAATTCACGTTCTTTCACCCGTCATCTCCTCAACTTCAACTCTATGGCAATATTATAAACCTAGTTTTAGCACTTGTCAAAGGTTTATGTAACATTTTATAACATGAGTTTTATTATTTTTCTAAAATCCTTAAACAACCCTCTTTTACTAGCGCAAAAGTTTCCTCAAAATCCCCTGTATACCAAGGGTCTGGCACTGGTTTATTCAAAAGCATTTTTATTTTATGTTTTTGGTTTTCTGGCGCAACTTTCTCCAAATCAGCTACATTTGACTCGTCCATCGCGATAATTTGGTCAAAATATCGAAAATCTTCCGATGAAATTTTTTGACTGCCTTTGTCTGGATCAAAATAAATGCCATGCTCACTCAATATTTTCTGTGTTCCTGGGTGAATGGGATTCCCATGTTCCCAGCTTGATGTGGCTCGACTCTCTATTTCATAGTGTTGACCCATTTTTTCCGCTAAGTCTTTCATCACAAATTCAGCCATGGGGCTGCGACAAATGTTTCCTAAACAAACAAATACTATTTTTTCCATGTCTTTATTATAGCACAACGATTGGATGTAAAAATCAAAATAAGACAAAGAAAAAATGCTCATGTGAGAGCATTTTTTTTAGTTATCTTGATAAGGATAGCCCAAGTGTTCATAGGCTTTAGGGGTAGCTTTACGACCCTGCTTGGTCCGCATAATAAAGCCTTTTTGGATAAGGTATGGCTCATACATATCCTCCACCGTTTCTTGGTCCTCAGCAATATTCACGGCCAAAGTACCTAAGCCTACAGGGCCGCCATTATACATCTCAATCATCGTACGCAATATCTTTTGGTCAATATAATCCAAACCTGCATTATCTACATCAAGAATTTGGAGAGCCTTGTCTGTGATTTCTTTACCCACACGGCCATCGCCCATAATTTGGGCAAAATCGCGTACACGTTTCAGCAAACGGTTTGCAATACGGGGAGTCCCTCGACTGCGTAAAGCAATTTCCAATGCTCCTTCTTCCACAATCTCAACCTCAAATATGTCTGCTGTGCGCTTGACAATCTCTTCCAAGTCTTGCTCAGTATAATATTCCATATGGGCCGAAATCCCAAAACGCGCACGCAAAGGATTAGACAACATCCCCGCACGAGTAGTCGCCCCAACCAAGGTGAATGGTGGCAAGTCTAAATGAACCGAGCGACTCCCATCTCCCGATCCTAGCATAATGTCAATATAGAAATCTTCCATCGCAGAATAGAGGATTTCCTCCACTTGCATAGGCATACGGTGAATCTCATCAATAAAGAGAACATCGCCAGGCTCCAGCTCATTTAAGATGGCAACCAAATCACCAGGCTTTTCGATCGCAGGTCCTGAAGTTTGCTTAATGTTCACGCCTAGTTCATTTGAAATGACGAAAGCCATGGTTGTTTTCCCCAGTCCAGGAGGACCAAAAAGAAGTACGTGATCCAAGACTTCCTCACGTAGCTTTGCTGCTTTGATAAATATTTCGAGTTGTTCTTTCACCTTATCTTGACCGATGTATTGGTTGAAAAATTGGGGACGTAAAGATTTTTCAACAGTTGCTTCATCTTCAAGTGGTGTTGCAGATAAATTTTCGTTCATTGTCTTTATTATAGCAAAAATCCGTGGATCACGGATTTTATTTCATCATTAATTTGAGAGCAGCTTTGATATACTCCTCACTGGTCAATCCTGCTTCAGCCTCTAGCTTTTTCTGAATTTTCTTAAGTTCGGTTGCTTTATAACCCAGAGCTTGCAAGGCTTCGATAGCTTCCATAAGTTCTTGGTTTTTATTATCAGCTGAGACACTCACCAGCTCGGCAGATGCTGTCGCATCAAACTTCCCAGCTAAATCAAGAACCATTTGCATGGCTGTTTTTTTACCCACACCGGGAAATTTTGTGAGATACTTGGTATCACTACTATCAATAGCATTGACCAAACCTGCATTGTCGTCTGCTGCGATAATGGCTAGAGCCGACTTCGGACCAATCCCTGACACACTAATCAAGCGTAAGAATAAGGCTTTTTCTGCCTGATCGGTAAAGCCATACAAAGTATGAGCATCTTCACGAATCACCTGATGTACATATATTTTGATTTCTTGGTTCATCCTATTTGACCACGCGTAAGGATTTGCCACATTGATCAAGTAGCCCACATGAGCAACATCGACCACAATATAGGTAGGGGTAATCTTGACCAACTGGCCTTGAAAGTATTCATACATTAGTTTTCATCACCCTCTTTATTGATAAAGTCCTGAATAATAAAGCGTGGGCGCGCTTTAACTTCAAGGAAGATTTTACCGATATATTCGCCAATAATTCCGAGAGCAAGTAGCTGAATGCCGCCTAAACCAATAATGGCAACCATGATTGAAGCCCAACCTGTGGTTGGAAAACCGCCAATAAAGTGACGGACGACAACATAAATCCCTGCGATAACGGCTAAAACAAACATCGTCAATCCCGTCCAAAAGATAAAACGCATAGGAGTGGCTGAAGTTGAAGTGATGCCATCAATCGCAAAGCTTATCATCTTTTTCAGAGGGTATTTGCTTTCGCCCGCAAAACGTTCCCCACGTTTGTAGTAAACGTTTGTTGATTTATAACCTACAAGAGGGACCATTCCACGTAAGAATAAGTTGACTTCTTCGTATTCAGCCAAACCGTTCAAGGCACGGCTACTCATCAAGCGGAAATCCGCAGAGTTGGGGACTGATTCGCTCCCGAGCTTTTTCATCAAGCCATAAAAGGCCATAGCTGTGCTACGTTTAAAGGCGGTGTCTGTATCACGGTTATCCCGCACACCATAGACTACTTCATATCCTTTTTCATATTCTTCAAGCATCGCGTCAATAGCATTAATGTCATCTTGCAGGTCTGCATCCATCGAAATTACCGCGTCTGCTAAGTCTTTAACCTGCATCAAACCAGCCAAAAGTGCATTTTGATGCCCTCTGTTACGTGAAAGATTAATCCCACTGAACATTGGGTTTTCCGCATGCTTTTCTTGGATTTTTTCCCAAGTTCTATCACGGGAGCCATCATTTACATACACAACACGACTTTTTCCATCAATTTTTCCAGCTTTTTTTAAGTCTGCGTATTTTTCTTCAAGGCGACGAGATGTTTCATCAAGCACCAATTCCTCGTTATAACAAGGGACTACCATATACAAAGTTGTCATTATTTTTTCCTATTTTTTAATTTAAATTTTTCCAGCTCGCTGCTTTCGAGAGGTGAGTTTCTTGACGGCGACGGAACATTTTTTCCATATCTCCGCTGTTAAAGTGAACAATCGTTGGGCGCCCATGCGCACATGAATATGGATTTTCACAAGTCGCAAGCTCTGCGATTAAGGCCCGCGCTGATGCCCCATCTAGCGGGTGATTGGCTTTAATAGAACTCTTACAAGCAACCATCGTTGCTAAGTCATGGCGATACTTCTTAACGGAAAACTCTTTCGTCAAAAGAATCTCATCGATCATTTCATAGACAGTGTCTTCTAAGTCACTCTCTTGAAGCCAAGTCGGATGTTCCCGTAGAATCAGCTGATTTTCACCATATTCCTCAAGGTAAATTCCTGCTTCTTCTAGGACCGTTTTCCTATCCAATAACATCAAGAAATCATTTTTAGGTAAGCTAAAAATATAAGGCGCAAGCAAAATCTGCTGATCCATGCTCACCTCGCCAATCTTATCCCGCCAGTATTCATACTTGATGCGCTCCTGAGCCGCATGCTGGTCAATAATATAAAGGCCATCCTCAGCTTGACAAAGTAGATAGGTCGCATGCAGTTGCGCCAAATACTCTAAATCAGGAAAGGCATGTTTTTCTTCTACTTCTTTGGGAACTTCTCTTTTTTTATCTTCTTTAAAACCGTCAAAAATCGTAGGGGCTGGTTGGACTACCGCCTCTTGCGCTTGGATAACGGGTTCTATCTCAGGTAAGGGCTGTTCTTCACGAACTTGATGCGTGTGCACAAAGAAGTCTTGTTTGACCTTATCGTAGTATAGGTTGCTCGCTTTCACTTGCGGCTGTTTTTCTTCCTGTCCTTCTGCTTTTACAAGACGGGAACTCAAGTTTTCTAAAGCATCTGGAATCAGTGTTTCTTCAACAAAAACTTTTTGAATCGCTTCTGTAATCAAGCTCATCAGTTCTCGTTCCTTGGAAAGACGGACTTCCTGCTTCGTAGGATGAACATTAACATCGGCTAACTGTGGGTCAATCCCAATAGAGAGTACGACGATGGGAAAACGACCTACCATTAAGCGATTGCCAAAACCTTCTATAATTGCACGGTTAAGTAAAAAGTTCTTAATAAAGCGCCCGTTAATCATTAAAGTGATGTAATTACGATTGGCACGAGTAAGCTCAGGTAAACTTACATACCCTGAAACGGTAAAATCCAAATCCTCCGCTTCGACTTTCAGCATTTTTT
This window encodes:
- a CDS encoding glycosyltransferase, whose protein sequence is MTTLYMVVPCYNEELVLDETSRRLEEKYADLKKAGKIDGKSRVVYVNDGSRDRTWEKIQEKHAENPMFSGINLSRNRGHQNALLAGLMQVKDLADAVISMDADLQDDINAIDAMLEEYEKGYEVVYGVRDNRDTDTAFKRSTAMAFYGLMKKLGSESVPNSADFRLMSSRALNGLAEYEEVNLFLRGMVPLVGYKSTNVYYKRGERFAGESKYPLKKMISFAIDGITSTSATPMRFIFWTGLTMFVLAVIAGIYVVVRHFIGGFPTTGWASIMVAIIGLGGIQLLALGIIGEYIGKIFLEVKARPRFIIQDFINKEGDEN
- the mutL gene encoding DNA mismatch repair endonuclease MutL, with protein sequence MGKIIELDEALANQIAAGEVVERPASVVKELVENSIDAGASRIVVKIQESGLRLIEVIDNGVGIEKEDVAKALKRHATSKIKDKADLFKIRTLGFRGEAMPSIASVSEFSIETSVLEEESGTHLVSHGGKIDTLEPVAKREGTKVTVENLFYNTPARLKYIRSLQAELSHITDVINRQSMAHPEVSFTLINEGRELMKTAGNGDLRQVIASVYGLPTAKKMLKVEAEDLDFTVSGYVSLPELTRANRNYITLMINGRFIKNFLLNRAIIEGFGNRLMVGRFPIVVLSIGIDPQLADVNVHPTKQEVRLSKERELMSLITEAIQKVFVEETLIPDALENLSSRLVKAEGQEEKQPQVKASNLYYDKVKQDFFVHTHQVREEQPLPEIEPVIQAQEAVVQPAPTIFDGFKEDKKREVPKEVEEKHAFPDLEYLAQLHATYLLCQAEDGLYIIDQHAAQERIKYEYWRDKIGEVSMDQQILLAPYIFSLPKNDFLMLLDRKTVLEEAGIYLEEYGENQLILREHPTWLQESDLEDTVYEMIDEILLTKEFSVKKYRHDLATMVACKSSIKANHPLDGASARALIAELATCENPYSCAHGRPTIVHFNSGDMEKMFRRRQETHLSKAASWKNLN